The following nucleotide sequence is from Drosophila simulans strain w501 chromosome 3L, Prin_Dsim_3.1, whole genome shotgun sequence.
CGAGCCCAATGCCAATGTGATATGGCCATCGGTGGCGCCCATAAGCTTAGAGCTGTGGAGTGGTATGTTTAAGAActtaatatataaaagattaCTAATTAAGTATGCATTTTAGATCTCTATTTGCGGTGGGTGATAGATCAACGTAGCTCAGTCACAGTCATGTCGCAAATTCAGGAACTGGTCACCCGTGAGAAGGAACTCCGGACTCAGGTAAGTCCAGTTTAGTATAGATAACGAAATGCCTACAGATGACatgtactttttatttttaggccCTCAAACTGCGCAAACAAGCCATGGAGCTCGGCCAGGAAGTGTCAACCCTCATGAAAAGTGGAAACGATACATAGTCGGCTACCTCAGATGTTCTCTATCTTTTAATCTCCTGCATGATATACACTTATTTTTGATACGTTCTGTTGCAAGATTTCGACAATTATTTAAGCACATAGCAAAACTAATGTTAAGTCACTAAAAGTTCCATTTACAAGAAATTATGCTgaaggaaaaagaaaataaacaaggtaattaaattattggaTAAACCATAGGATCTGCTTTTGGATCAACTCAAACACTCAATTTTAGACATACATGTGTCCATTTTTACTAACTATACTTCTATTGCATAAGTTCTGCAAAGTagtaagaaaagaaaacttaaaGAGGATCTACTGTAACTTGAAAACTTTCCTTGTAAAACGCTCTCTACTCTCAGACTCAGATTGGGATTCGAAACTGCACAATGCAACTATCAAATATTTGGGTCAATTTTTGACGCATTTACTTTTATGGAATTTTTAGCGTATAAGTCTCCAAAATTACCTATTTATAGTACTTACTTGTGTCAGTTATTTAGTGGTCAACAAGCCACAGATCAAATTAAGTATTGTAAACTCAAAAGATTTGcctttttcgaaaaaaatttgtatgtaaatttgattaaatcgCATAAATTTAAAGCTTCAAAAGCGtttacattaaaaatatgcTGTGCATGCGTTGGTatatcaaaaaacaaatattgtaaattatatacttataaatGTTTGTAGCTGTTATTCATTGTGCGTTTATTTCGAATTGTGATCAAATTTGAAATGACAGAAATTTGTATGTAATTTACATTcatatttacatttgtattGTGCGTATTTTGAGTAATTATCGCTTAAGTGCAATAAATACGTGTTAATTTGCAGATGTCATCTCTTTTGCAATCACAGGATTCTATGAGCACCACTTGAGAAAAAAGGACTTTCAAATGCAGTTttgtataaagaaaatttgtttatttttgctagACTCATTCAAAACAACATTCTGTTGTTTCGGTTCACTATTTATTTCGCTGTAAAAACGTATATAAAACTCACTTTAATCAAGTACAATTAATCCCCAATTTTCGATTGTACGCAATCCtcgacaacaataacaaattaatttgaaagcAAATGTGTTCTTCAACGAAAGAATGCAAAATGAACGAAGGAGAGCTGAGGAGAACATAGAGAAACGAGCTGTCCAACCCAAGTTGTCCGTGATCCTGTCTTAGTTGCAGGCTTCGTCCTCCAAGAAGAAGAACTGGCCGGAGCGTTTCTGTTCTGTGTCCTTGACTGAATTGTTCTTGTTGATGCGGGGCCTGAAGTTGTTGGGATCGCGACGGAACGTAATACCAAGCAGTTCGAGGAAGCGGTTCATGCCATTTAGCAGCGACTGCGGCGAAAAGGCTGTCGTCTTCACTGAAGGCTGACCCTCGATCACAATGACGCGGTCGGCGAGGTAGGTGGCCATGATGAAATCGTGCTCCACCACAAATCCAGTTTTCTTGGCGTGCAGAATGTAACTAAAGCGAGAAACCATCAGTATTTGTGTGCAGATTTAAAGTCTATGCAAAACATACCGTTTGATAACCTTGGCGGCCACCAGACGCTGCTCTGAATCCAAGTAGGCAGAGGGTTCGTCGATGAGGTAGACATCCGCTGGCTTGCCAAGACACAGGACCAAGGCGACTCGCTGCAACTCACCACCGGACAGGTTTTGCACCTCCTGGTCCATGATTTCCTCAATTTTCATGGGTTTCATAACATCGGCAATAAACTGAGGATGCACGTAGGCGTCACGAATCTTATCGTGCAATAAATGGCGCACATGATTCTGGAATTTCGGGGAAATCTTCTGCGGCTTGTAGGAAATATTCAACATGGGCAGTTCCACCTCGCCATCGGGTTGGAGGTTACCGGCCAGCATGCGAATGAAAGTCGTCTTGCCTGTACCGTTCTCGCCCAGGAGCACCAGGATCTCGGAGTCACTGAAGTGACCCTTTTCCACCGTCAACTCGAACTTGCCCAGGGTCTTGACCATGGCGGGATACACGTAGTGGTTCATGCGCTTGATCTCCTCCTCCGTAGCGGACTCTGATACTTTGAAAGTAAGTGACTCAGTGCGGAATCGCATGTTTTCGGTGGGCACAAAGCCATCGAGGAAAATGTTGATGCCTTCGCGCACAGAGAAAGGCATAGTAACCACACCGTAGCAACCGGGAACTCCGTAAAGGCAGCATATAAAGTCAGACAAGTAATCCAGCACAGACAAATCGTGCTCCACCACAATAATAAACCTGCATATTACAGAACCACGTCATTATTTAAAGCAATGCCACATTATTCATCAACTTACTTGGTGGGATGGAGGAGTGATCGAATGGTCAAGGCAGCGTTCAGACGCTGCTTAACATCCAAATACGAGGACGGCTCGTCGAACATGAAGATGTCTGCGTTCTGTATGCACACCATGGCGATGGCAAAGCGTTGCAGTTCTCCACCAGAAAGCTGAGCGATTTCACGATCACGGATGTGCGATAGATCCAGCATTTCACAAATCTTAGTCTGCAGCTCCCTCTCGTCCTTCTTATCCAGAAGATCGCCCACAGCGCCGCGCACCGCCTTGGGGATCTGATCCACATACTGCGGCTTGACCAGCGCCTTCAGATTGTCCTCCAAGATCTTGGTGAAGTAGTTCTGCAGCTCGGAGCCGCGGAAGTAGCTAAGGATCTCCGTCCAGTCGGGTGGATTAGCGTACTTCCCCAGGTTCGGCTTTTGCTTGCCCGCGAGGATCTTCAAAGCGGTCGACTTGCCAATACCGTTCTGTCCCACAAGACCGAGCACTTCGCCGGGACGCGGAATGGGCAGACGATGCAGCTTGAAGGAGTTCTTGCTATATCGATGCGTTGTGTGCTTCTCCAGATTGCTGGGCAAGTTGATGATTGTGATGGCCTCGAAGGGGCATTTCTGGGGAATTGAAAGCACAGGTTATTCCGGGGACTATAGCAGTTGTAGGTAAGTTGACCCACCTTGACGCAAATACCGCAACCGATGCACAGCTCCTCGGACAACGAGGCTATCTTGGACGTGGGCGTCACCTCGATGCAGAGCTTGCCCATGCGCACCACTGGGCAGGTCTTCTTGCACTCCTGCCGACACCGCTTGGGCTTGCACTTGTCATCGCTGACGATGGCAATACGGGTCTGCTTGTCCACCTCCTCGTTCTCCTTTCTGCGCGACATGCTGTTGATAGTTTTCAAATGAGAAAATTAATCAGAATTGGCTTCGCTCCACTAATCAGCTGCCTATATGGTAATCAGTCCATTGTCAACGTTGCAAATCACCATCCCCGACCGTCAAAACAAAACTGGTGCACCGATTCAAGGATGAAGAGCGGGGGTGAGGTGCCAGCGTTTGTCAGTGAGTGAAAGTATAACCTCAAAGCGTGGCCAAAACAAGGGGTTTCCACCAAAAATTTCTATCGTCCCTTATGCGTCAAGCATTGTTCTTCAATTTCACGTTTACAGAGtgctgaaatatttgaaatttaccTGCGAACTTGGCCGAAATTGTTGTAAAACAGACAGAACGCACGCTCTTGCGTGTCAGCCAACAAGTTTCAAAAGGGGGGAGCTTTGATGAGTTTCTCAACACTACTACGAATAGGGATGGGCCGTTGAAACTATCGATACCAATAAGTGGGATTGAATTTCGGAATGcatgtttataattatttattgttttgtgcAGTTATTATTCATATCTCCAGCATCTAAACACTAAAAAGAGATTATCGATTTCTGAATAATACGCTCTACCTTACGTgtgttcatatatttttatttctcatAGGCGAACTTTAAACttgatattttgaaaattggagtgcaaaatttatacaatttttaatgaatttgtatGTGACATAAGTTTTATAATGTTTCAGGGATTTTATTTGGAGTATGTTTAGTGACaatcaaatttgaattcatatcatatatcatatcCCTCAATATAGGAACATGCAATTTccaaactgaaaatatatcctaaaatgaatataaatatatatcgcACGAGAGCCGCTCTTATTACTATCGATTATTTAGTGTTTTTAACAATCCCAATGGATTTGCAATCACTAATTTTTACACGTCGTTGATTTGTGTCGACTGCTAAGAAAATGGTCGTGCAAGAGGATAATCCAAATACTGGGGACGTTCAGGAGAAGACGGAGAGTGCTCCGGTGGCAGAGCCGTCGAAGATCTTCACGGTGGAGAGTAAGTGCGCCAATTGCCTCCAGCCAACTGCCAGGTGGCCCAGGCGTCCTCTCCATTTAACCTAAAAGTTAATGCTAATGCCCTGAACTTTCACTCCTGCTCCAGTTCTGCACATGATTAAGgatgcccagcagcaacacggcCTGCGCCACGGCGACTTCCAGAGGTACCGCGGATACTGCAGCCGCCGCATCCGTCGATTGAGGAAGGCCCTCAAGTACCCCCAGGGCGACAAGCGCCATTTCAAAAGACGCGACGTGACCATTGGCCAGTTGACCGGCAAGAAGGCGGACGAACGCTTCATCCACATCCCACTGATCTGCGCCGAGCGGGCCTGGGCGTATGCCATGCAACTCAAGCAGGAGTCAAATACGGAGCCGCGAAAGCGTTTCCATCTGGTCAACAAGCTGCGCAAGGCCTGCTTTTATGCCTTCCAGCTCCAGGAGTTGTGCAATGTAAGCTCTAACTCACTGTTAtgattaatatattaatttatgattttcttGTAGACGGAGGCTTTCGATGCGCGCACTAAGCTAGAGTGTGAAGCCTATGTTGCCTGGATGCACGGAAGCCTGCACTTTGAGCTGCAGCTTTGGAAAACCGCTGGCGAGCATCTAAAGCGCGCCCAAGTGGTGTACGAAAACCTGGGCAAGGCTCTGCCCGATGATGAACAGGAGCTTTACCGCGCTAAAGTTAATGAATTTACGCCCAATCTGCGCTACTGCGCCTACAACATCAGCGGTGGCGCCAGTGGTGGAAAGATCgacgagatcctggagctgcGCGCTCAGGGACTGCTTGAGAATCTTGACGTACTGGTCAGCCAGACAAAGACGGAGAGCAGCGAGGGCCTGCAGACGATCGACTGGCGCGGTCGCAAGGTCACCGTGCGTCCGGAGAAGGTGCGTTTGTTCCTGCTCAGTGCCCAGGAGTTGGACAAGTCGCTGGCCAAGACCACCAAGCAGGATGCTAAGATCGAATTGATTGAGCGTATTTTGATGGACTGCAAGGATGCCATCCAGGCCGTTCGCGACGAAATCAAACAGGATCCCAAGCTGCGTTCGTTGACCACCGGTCAGACCGTATCCGGCGTGCAATATCTACTGGCATATTTGAGTTATATTCGCCATAGCCGTACTCTGCAGCGTAATCTTTGCCTAGTGGAGCAGGTAGGCTCGTAAACATTATGTTACTTGGTTATcttatataaacatatttccTCCCCAGGCTAAGCTCAACTTTGACGATCCCAACCAGCAGTCTCAGCAAAATGTGGGTGACGGCAAACGCGTCCGACCCCAGGATTTGGCCCGTCTTTACGAGATCATCCTGCAGAACGTGACGGAAATGCAGCAGATAAACGGTTTGGAGGACGACGCCACCTACCAGAGCGAGGTGGAGAACCTGGCCATCACCTTCAAGGCCTTCCGCTGCTACTACATTGCGCTCACACTAATCGACATAAAGAAATGGAAAGAGGCCGTGGCGCTTTACGAACGCGCATCAAACTACGCCACCGAGGCGCTGAAAGGCAAGACCAGTCCGGAGTTCCAGCTGCAGGAGGAACTCAAAAAGGTCGTGGCCGCCATTGACGGATGCAAGTTCTCCGCCCATGCATACAGTGTGCTGGAGGATGACAACAGCGAGGAGTCCGGAACCACCACCAAGTCGCAGAAGACCACAAAACCGCTGTATGAGCGTTTGTCACTATACAAGGAGGATCAGTCCCTGCACACCAAGACGCCTAACGTATTCAAGCTCACCCCTGACATGGAGCCCATACCCTGCAAACCGATTTTCTTTGACCTGGCTATGACCTACGTGGAGTTTCCCTCGCTGGAGGACAAACTTGAATCGCCCGGCAAGAAAGGAGCCTCAATTACCGGCTTTGTCAAGGGATTCCTCGGATGGGGTGGCGGCGGAAACAAGTGAGGTTGATTCTAACCACTACAACGCACTCTTCTGGAATTCCACGCATCCATGTTACACTTATAAAGCCTTCAGATCCATGTCCACGCTGCGGTATGTCCGTTTTATAagttatttgttttggcttttacCCCCgccaaatttgttttttctaCGAAACTCTTGTAAGTTACAAATTGAACAACTATTCGGTAATAAAGGAACCTTTTAGAGAGAACCTTTTTAGAGAGTTCCTCGAGGGCAAATCTAGCGTCTATTTCTTGCGAACATTAGAGTTAATAAGTTAAATCTATCACTACACTACTATGAATACTCTTACAATGTTTCCTTTTGCATCTGAAGATAGCCGAGCTCGTAGAATTCCATCACCAACTCCCGTATGCGCATATGGTACTCGGAAGTGAGCGTCTGGGTGCACTTGATCTCCTTGCCCGTGAGATTCTGCTCACTCATCACGTCCAGGTTGGGTAGGTTATTCGGATCGAAGGTAACAGCTGGAAGGATCCACATGCCGATGGCCAGCCCATAATGTACCTGTCGAACATAATCAGAACTGAGGCGCTGCAAGGAGAATGCTTCACATAGCTCTTCTAGCCTTTCGGCAGCGGTTGTATCCTCCAGCTGGTGCCTTAATTCCTCACTCAAAGCCTGCGAGTAGGCGGCCAGCAGGGTGTCCGTGTGCACATCCCTGAGTGGCCTCCTCGTGCTGGTGTAAATGAAGTGGAGAATGTCAAAAACAGGCGACGACTTGCGCATGGCCTGCAGGTCGAAAAAGATCACCTCCTCTGGCTCAGAGCGGAACATAATGTTGTTTACCCAAAGGTCACCATGGCAGATCACACTGTTTGGAGCCGCCGCAGTGGCATTAATCTCTTGCTTTAGATTTTCAAACAGATTGGTACGAAGTTCCTCGAGCAATCGAATGGGTGTGGTCAAGCAGTCGTCTGCATTGGCGTCGCCTAGACTTTCCAGAGCCTGCTGCACGGAGGTGTCTAGAATGGTGGCGTAAAAGTCCGTCGCCTCATCGCAGTAGACAATCTCTTGCAGATGATCAGCATGGAAGGCGAAGGAAGAGGATTCCAGCTCTTGAGCGGCCAGCGAGGCAGCATGGAGTTGTGCAAGTTTCTGCAAATAGATGACACTCAATAACTATGGCTCAATGACTACAAGTAAAATCTTGCACTCACTTACCTTCATCACTAGAAGGCATTCGCTCAGTTCCAAGCCCGCCAGACGATCCTTCATGCGAAAACCCATGGCTTTGAGGTCCTGAAGCACTATGATGGGTTCTCCACCTTCCGCATCCCGCCGATCCTGACTCTCCGCAATGTGGCATACCGGAAACAACTGGTGACGACTGTGGGCAGCTAATAGGGGCGCCAAGTGCCGGTAGGCGTTGATCTCGTTGCTAAAGGCCTCCTCGCATCGGTAGAGCTGCCGGCGCGAAAGGCTCGCAATTTGTCGCTTCACAATGACCGTgactaaaaagaaaaaaagttaagttaTCACTTTAATATGATCTAAATATTGCATTCTCTATCGAAAGTCAGTGTTTATTAAACAATGATTCATATCAAATCATCAAAGAGATGTGTTATCTAGAAATGATTTGCGAAAGAGGGGATGGGGAAGGAAACGCCGAGCAAAACAAACCGTGAGAGCGGCTGGGGCAAACAGCTGACTTTTGTTTACGTCGCCAgcaaaaattgttatttatgaatgaattgcGATGGCCTTGCGTGCGTGAGAGCAAAGTGGCGACTCTTATTCGccgcctctctctctctctaccgcccgtgtgtgagtgtgcgtgctGACCTTTAGCAAATctatattacgtatacgcctaAGTGTATGGGTGCAATGCATTTAGAATGCGTGTAACAAGGTCAACCCACTCGACGCCGCCGCTCAGCGGGCAAACATTTAAGCTAATATCGTTGCAATTAAGGTTTGAACTGGATAATACTCTGTTCAtggtacaaaataaatattattggtACAAGTACACATAATATTTCGACAACTTGATTAAACGACAACTGAACGTTAGCTAAATATTGTACAACAAAATTAGCAAAACAATGCGAGCGTACAAAATGTACTACCTTTAAGGCAAACCACATTGCAGGGTATTAAAGAGAAAATCAATGCAATGGGCTTGCATGTTTTTGAACTACTTTACCGATTTCACTGCCATTTAGCTCAGGATCCTGATCCTTTCCTGCCTGCGAGATGGTTACACGCTTCACCACGGACATGTAGTTGTCGCCGCTGCTACTGCCCGCGGAGCACGCGATGTGGGCAATGCTAAAGGACACCAGTTTGCTCTGGCTGAACAGCTGACGCAAGTGCTCCGCGTTCTCCTCGTATTGATTGGTACCATCGTAGCCACCGGCCGAACTCACGGTCAATGCCAAGCCGCCATGCGAAGGTCCTGCTGTTGGGGCCGCTGCCAAAGCCATTCTATCCACTTCACTTGGCTGTCCGACGGGGAATGGTTCGTGTTGGAGGGCTGCTGCCAAATCGTTTGCTAGAACTTGGTTTCTGCCGCTGCAGCATTTTCTTTCTAGCACTGACACAAATCCAAATTGAGTCCAGGTCAGTTTTTTTCCGTAATTATTATACAATTTCCGCTGGCCAAAGAGTTGGTTATAGCACACCTATGCGAAACGTGTGCAAAATGGTGCAGCAAACCAACCGCCCGCCGAACTGCCAAACGTCGACTGCCAGTCCAAGTGCAATGGAAACTCACTAGAGAGCCCAAATAGCAGTGAGAATCGAAACGAGAACCCGCTGAGAAGGAGAATCAACAGTTCTCTCAATTCTCTCGCACGTTGCTCGGTTctaaatttgaaaatgcattttgaaaGCCGGTAGGAGGTGGCAGGCGTGACTCTCGTTCAGGGTCACCGCACTGCACTTTCACTCGACTCGGACTCGGACTCGGGTGCGTATACTTTATGCGCCGCCCCGCCAAAGCGGATGTTGCACATACGCCGCGTCGGCCGAGAGTCGTTTGCATTGGCCCACCAATTCGTGCACTTGAAATTGCATTGGCCGTCCTTGGCAGGCACTGCGTGTGGGTCGAGGCAATGCGCATAAACATGAAGCAGTATATGAAGTACATATGTAATAAAATGGGTTTATTATTTGGAATAATCTACAGTAGTGCCTGTGTAAGCAGAGATATATTTAGATTTTAGATTTTGAAAATAAGACCTTTTTGAAACCATGATTATAAGAGATTCAGCAGCAAAAccataataaatatgaattcataatttCTACATGAATGATTCCAtcctacatatgtacaatCGCAGAGTTCCACCAAATTTTCGGTCACGTAGCTGCAGACAAAGCCTAATAAAGTTCAAAGACCAAGCTCATTAACTTTGGCCGCAGTCAACAATGCAGGGGCCaggcaatttgtttatttattatatgcaTCTACAAAGCCGCTAAATGGccattaattaaatatcaaatctGCCACGGCCAATAAACGAGAGACCACTCCCAGAGACGAGGCGAattcgaaaaccaaaaatccaaGCAGCCAAACAATGTAAATACCAATCGCAGGCCAAGTTGGATACACGCACCTGAGATCGGGAAAGTTCAAGGCTGCCATCCGGCAAGTGATTATGGCAATTTCAATCCAGTGCAGGCAACTCCGGGTAATGCTTCCGCCTATGGGCTGATCGGTTGAATAACCCCAGATTTATGTTCGCCCGACACCCGTGGCAAATTAGGGTCAAACATGTGCAGCCGCCACGGAGCTCGGCTCGAGTTTCAGACTCTACTGGCTCAGCATTAAATTCAGGGTCAATCGGCACTTTCAAAATCGCACAAAGCTCGGATTGAGTCGGACATGGATTCTGAGCAAACTTGTCAATCATTGTAATCGCACTACTACCTATACAGTGCACGAAATCGGGCATTAGTTGTAAAAATACATGCATTTATTATGtgatttgaaaatatcttaaatattgTCCAAAAATTGTTACGTATCCAAGTTTAAATGGATTGATATTATATGAGAGTTGTTATTTTCAAGAGTTAAAcctataaaatttatttctgtgCTGTTATGAATAATCtctgaataataataaaccaatTGAGTTATCAATTGTTCGAGCTATTGTTTTTCCAAGTATTTCTATATGGTGCACGAAGATATATATCTGTGCGACTTTTGCCATGCGTAACGCTGCCGTCTGGCTGGCAGTCCGACCTTTTTTGGGGGGCACTTTTATGGAGCATGAGAAACGGAGACAGATAtcattgcttttaattgcccgAGAGCTGAGCGCCTAGGCCTAGGTCACTCTGTACCAGAATTGCACACCCCTccgctccactccacttcaatccaatccaataCACTCCACTGCTaccataattaatttaataaaatgtaaagcaGCCTGGTCGGAAAAAACTTGACTCATTCTCGGCGCTCAGAAGCGACTTTGAGCGTTATTCGAAAATCGGTTGACTCACAGACTTGAGTTCAACTCGTTTTTGTGGCATTCAACGGCAAGCGAATAAAAGTTCGCCGTCTCGATATTCTATGATCAGTTTACGGTCTCAACTTCACCCAGGTGTTCCAGTTTCGTTTGAAGTGCTTCTCTCGAGGATTAGCCGCTGAAATAAGTCCAGATCAATGTGAGTGTCGTGTGTTTGTGCGAGTGGGTGCTTTTTGGAGAACCGAAATCCGATTCGGTTGTGTGGGATCGTAACCTTGACTTTGGCTGAATCAACGTATCAATTTGGACTTGGAAtatgtaaatgcatttaatggcgcataataaaaatgcatgtACAGTGGCTGTGATCATTAAAGATTAGAAAGATTTAGAGAGTGTATAATAACGAATGTCACCTTTTCAAGGATTATTTCAGGGTTTTTAGTTCGAAGTGATGATcatgttttaaaacaatttcatttctAACGTATTCTTAAttagtaaatttaaatatatcctTGATATTATCATTGTaacctaaaataaaaaataataactttacAAATCCCTAccaaatgttattaaaatgcaaaaagagTCGTATAGAGACCACTGTACATATATCTCAAGCTACGATTGCTTTGTTGCGACCAAATTGGAGCACTCTACGCTTGACAAATAAAGCTCGCCATTTAGTTCGCGGCCAGTCCAATtcttatcaataaaaaaagcCAGTTCCAGTTGCAAAAAAGTTCATGGATTAGCAACTGTAACAGTTTGAGCCAAGATCTCCGCGTTGCCCACTCCATTGGCCATATGCGATAATTGATTTTCCCGTACATAATTTATGACGCACGAAACTGACAGCCGACTTGTAGATTAAAAACTGCCACTGACCAGCGGCAATAAATCTGTCCGTATCGCTTTATTAGAACGTTGGACAATAAtgccagctcctgctccttttctCCCCTCCAGCAGCCAATCATGCCGACCGCCTGCCAAGTAACGCTGCTCGCTGGATGCCTGCTTCTGGCCATGAGTTCGGTTCGGGCCCAGTTCTTCTACCACCAGGCGCTGGGTCTGCCGGTTGCGCACGCTTACGAACCGGCCAATCCGTACCAGGGATATGCCACAGCCGATGCCCATCCCTCGGTGGTGCGAAATGCCCAGTGGGAGTCTGAGTTGCCGGCTGAGCTGTCGAAGAGTGCGCGGTTCTACAATGATCCCGTGATCGCCGCCAATCTGGCCAAGGAATCACTGCTCACGAAGAAGGAAATGGCAGTGGTACATCGCGAGGCTGAGAAAATACCGCGCGAACAGGTGTACAAGCTCTTCAAGAACGCCGGCTACCTGAGTAGCAGATAGAAGTCGCGAAGCCAGATGAGTTCCGTTCCCCACGTGCCTTGTTGTATTTTAGCTTGTAAATTGTTAATATATTGTACATAGTACTATacatattaaatgttttttctaTAAATGACCGTTGGATTATAGTGACTGATAGGGTGATTTTGGTATACAAGTTGGATTAAAATGCTACACAAGCGTTCACTGTATATACAACTCGGCTCCGTTTCCTGGGAGTGTGGCAAAGACCACCTCGCTAAAATTGTTGGGCTGATGGCGCTCCAGGAGATGGGTTGGCAATTGAGCATAGTAATCGCGCTTCAAAGCCTTTATGTACTCATCAGCTGCTTCTATGGAATCGCACATGGCCACTATACAACCGCCCCAActgaaaaattcaaattggattAAATTCAAAGAACCACTAGGATATCGGCTTTCTTACCCAGCTCCAGTGACTCGGGCGCTGACGTTCTGCTGGTTCGATATGGCAATCAGGCGCTCCACATCAGGATGAGAGCATTCGTATAGCTCCCTCAAACTCTCGTGGGATTGCCGCATGAGCTCACCCAGCTGTTTTGCACCTTCCTTGTTGGCTCCGCCGGCGAGTTCCTCACAAATTTTCCGGAATTTGGCCACACGACCGGATTCTGTTAGGCGGAAACAATGTTATTAACTGATCTTGCAATTCAATATTATTTGCTaagaacaacaaatgaatGTCAGCGTATTATTAATTGACTGTAATTATTCATTTGGtgatcaataaatttaatgtacACGTATGATTCAGATTTAATCTGAAATCCTGATTGTAAATGATTAACTTACCCTGAATAACATGCAGAGCACGTTGACGCAGCTTGAACTGCTCCATGTGCCGAGTGTTGGCGGATAGGAACTTGGTCTCCAGTTCCTGCTCGGTGACTCCCAGCTCCTTGCAGATATCCGCGCGCGTGTAGTTGCTCTTCGTTAAGTTGTCCTTAATCAACTTCTCGAAAGTCTCATTATCCATTTGGCACGCCTCCTCCAGATCGATGAAGCGCACAATGTCCTCCCAGTTGATCAAACCCTTGCGCTTGGCCAGCCATCTAGTGGCCAATCGGCATTCCACCACTCGTTCATTGTAGTCCGACGAAGCAGCCTTGTTCTTTTGAGCCAGACTGTTGGCCACAACGAAGCACTTGCCCGCTGGCAAGGTCACCGGAGTGCCCTTGAGCTTGGGATGGAACTCGATGTGGTGGGCGCACCCAACTCTGCCCAAATAGGCTATCGCCTGATCCATACCACCACTGTGCGTTCCAATGTACTGCTCACACATGGCCGAAAT
It contains:
- the LOC6737369 gene encoding N-acetylgalactosamine kinase; the encoded protein is MTANGNGTAQVLGAGIEIVAPQKLQPESKIYGRVQQLSAFFKQQFGADPDFIVRVPGRVNIIGEHVDYCGYSVLPMAVSQSIFLAVAKNPSDSQLQLRNLEEAKFTGYDADLKTLRIELPKSGGPAWYNYFLCGIKGIQESLGSQWKPIGMRIAVDGNVPLAAGLSSSSAMVSSAVLATAHVQGKKLDRRELASISAMCEQYIGTHSGGMDQAIAYLGRVGCAHHIEFHPKLKGTPVTLPAGKCFVVANSLAQKNKAASSDYNERVVECRLATRWLAKRKGLINWEDIVRFIDLEEACQMDNETFEKLIKDNLTKSNYTRADICKELGVTEQELETKFLSANTRHMEQFKLRQRALHVIQESGRVAKFRKICEELAGGANKEGAKQLGELMRQSHESLRELYECSHPDVERLIAISNQQNVSARVTGAGWGGCIVAMCDSIEAADEYIKALKRDYYAQLPTHLLERHQPNNFSEVVFATLPGNGAELYIQ